Proteins encoded by one window of Lathyrus oleraceus cultivar Zhongwan6 chromosome 1, CAAS_Psat_ZW6_1.0, whole genome shotgun sequence:
- the LOC127083778 gene encoding fatty acid amide hydrolase isoform X1, whose translation MGKKRVLVPAKEVDLSLVQYEPETVQAPHLTGFGFRLLVRLIEAPLIGPLLMNYLKKENKIDELLRNTVIPEEPMFKPEYPPQEKEPGVVELDQDGRPEDRVESALNCLPHYDPADLWESSSAPFRYWKIRDYAHAYRFRKVTPSMVAERIISIIEENGTDKPPTPLLITFDAAEVRKQAAASTQRFEAGNPLSILDGIFIAIKDDIDCLPHSSKGGSTWLHEVRAVKKDAVSVSRLRSCGVIFLGKANMHEFGMGTTGNNPNYGTARNPHAPDRYTGGSSSGPAAIVASGLCSAALGTDGGGSVRIPSSLCGVVGLKINYGRSSMEGSLCDSGTVEVIGPIASSVEDAMLVYAAMLGTSPANRISMNPSTPCLPTLSFDDDTDALGSLRIGKYTPWFNNVQSTEVSDKCEDALNLLSKAHGCEVLEVVIPEILEMRTAHVVSIGSECLCSLNPDCEDGKDTKLTYDTRTSLALFRSFTAADYVAAQCIRRRNMHYFMEIFKKVDVIVTPTTGMTAPIIPPSALKSGETDMQTTGYLMRFVVPANLLGFPAISIPVGYDKKGLPIGLQIIGRPWAEATILRVAFAVEKLCGESKKRPVSFYDVLRAN comes from the exons ATGGGGAAAAAACGTGTTCTCGTGCCGGCGAAGGAAGTTGATTTGAGTTTGGTTCAATACGAACCTGAAACTGTTCAAG CTCCGCATTTGACTGGCTTTGGATTTAGATTGCTTGTCAGGCTAATTGAAGCTCCATTGATAGGTCCTCTCCTTATGAATTATTTGAAGAAGGAAAATAAAATTGATGAG TTATTGCGGAACACTGTGATACCCGAGGAACCCATGTTTAAACCTGAATATCCACCTCAAG AAAAGGAACCTGGTGTTGTTGAGCTTGACCAAGATGGGAGACCTGAAGACCGAGTTGAGTCTGCCTTGAACTGTCTTCCGCATTATGATCCTGCTGATTTATGGGAAAGTTCATCTGCACCCTTTCGGTACTGGAAAATACGTGATTATGCTCATGCTTATCGGTTTAGAAAAGTAACCCCATCTATG GTTGCTGAACGCATCATCTCAATTATAGAGGAGAATGGAACTGACAAACCTCCGACACCACTATTGATAACTTTTGATGCTGCAGAAGTCCGGAAGCAGGCAGCAGCATCTACTCAGAGGTTTGAAGCAG GAAATCCATTATCAATACTGGATGGAATTTTCATAGCTATTAAAGATGACATAGACTGCCTTCCTCATTCGTCTAAGG GTGGATCGACATGGTTGCATGAGGTACGTGCTGTAAAGAAGGATGCTGTCTCTGTTTCAAGACTGCGTAGCTGTGGTGTCATATTCCTAGGGAAGGCCAATATGCACGAGTTTGGCATGGGTACGACAGGAAATAATCCTAATTACGG AACCGCAAGAAATCCTCATGCACCGGATAGGTACACTGGTGGATCTTCTTCAGGTCCAGCTGCAATTGTTGCTTCTGGACTATGTTCTGCTGCACTTGGAACTGATGGTGGAG GTTCGGTCCGTATTCCTTCTTCCCTATGTGGCGTGGTAGGATTGAAGATAAATTATGGGAGATCAAGCATGGAAGG GTCCTTATGTGATTCTGGGACAGTGGAAGTTATTGGACCCATTGCTTCTTCCGTAGAGGATGCAATGCTAGT GTATGCAGCAATGTTGGGCACATCACCTGCAAATAGAATCAGTATGAATCCG TCAACACCTTGTTTGCCAACTCTGTCGTTTGATGATGATACAGATGCTTTGGGATCATTAAGAATAGGGAAGTACACCCCG TGGTTTAATAATGTCCAATCAACTGAAGTCTCTGATAAATGTGAGGATGCTCTTAATCTTCTGTCAAAGGCACATGGTTGTGAA GTGTTAGAAGTTGTTATACCAGAGATTTTGGAGATGAGAACTGCCCATGTTGTTTCCATTGGCTCTGAATGCTTATGTTCATTGAATCCTGATTGTGAAGACGG GAAAGACACAAAATTGACATATGATACTCGTACAAGTTTGGCACTTTTCCGGTCGTTTACAGCTGCAGATTATGTTGCAGCCCAATGTATTAG GAGAAGGAATATGCATTACTTCATGGAGATTTTCAAGAAAGTTGATGTCATAGTGACTCCAACAACTGG CATGACGGCGCCCATCATACCTCCAAGTGCCCTTAAAAGTGGTGAAACAGATATGCAGACAACAG GTTACCTTATGCGGTTCGTTGTTCCAGCAAATCTTTTGGGATTCCCTGCCATTTCTATCCCG GTGGGTTACGATAAAAAAGGACTTCCGATAGGTTTGCAAATAATTGGCCGACCGTGGGCAGAAGCTACTATTTTGCGTGTAGCATTTGCAGTCGAG AAACTCTGCGGCGAGTCAAAGAAACGGCCTGTGTCATTCTATGATGTTCTGAGGGCTAACTGA
- the LOC127083778 gene encoding fatty acid amide hydrolase isoform X2 — protein sequence MGKKRVLVPAKEVDLSLVQYEPETVQAPHLTGFGFRLLVRLIEAPLIGPLLMNYLKKENKIDELLRNTVIPEEPMFKPEYPPQEKEPGVVELDQDGRPEDRVESALNCLPHYDPADLWESSSAPFRYWKIRDYAHAYRFRKVTPSMVAERIISIIEENGTDKPPTPLLITFDAAEVRKQAAASTQRFEAGNPLSILDGIFIAIKDDIDCLPHSSKGGSTWLHEVRAVKKDAVSVSRLRSCGVIFLGKANMHEFGMGTTGNNPNYGTARNPHAPDRYTGGSSSGPAAIVASGLCSAALGTDGGGSVRIPSSLCGVVGLKINYGRSSMEGSLCDSGTVEVIGPIASSVEDAMLVYAAMLGTSPANRISMNPSTPCLPTLSFDDDTDALGSLRIGKYTPWFNNVQSTEVSDKCEDALNLLSKAHGCEVLEVVIPEILEMRTAHVVSIGSECLCSLNPDCEDGKDTKLTYDTRTSLALFRSFTAADYVAAQCIR from the exons ATGGGGAAAAAACGTGTTCTCGTGCCGGCGAAGGAAGTTGATTTGAGTTTGGTTCAATACGAACCTGAAACTGTTCAAG CTCCGCATTTGACTGGCTTTGGATTTAGATTGCTTGTCAGGCTAATTGAAGCTCCATTGATAGGTCCTCTCCTTATGAATTATTTGAAGAAGGAAAATAAAATTGATGAG TTATTGCGGAACACTGTGATACCCGAGGAACCCATGTTTAAACCTGAATATCCACCTCAAG AAAAGGAACCTGGTGTTGTTGAGCTTGACCAAGATGGGAGACCTGAAGACCGAGTTGAGTCTGCCTTGAACTGTCTTCCGCATTATGATCCTGCTGATTTATGGGAAAGTTCATCTGCACCCTTTCGGTACTGGAAAATACGTGATTATGCTCATGCTTATCGGTTTAGAAAAGTAACCCCATCTATG GTTGCTGAACGCATCATCTCAATTATAGAGGAGAATGGAACTGACAAACCTCCGACACCACTATTGATAACTTTTGATGCTGCAGAAGTCCGGAAGCAGGCAGCAGCATCTACTCAGAGGTTTGAAGCAG GAAATCCATTATCAATACTGGATGGAATTTTCATAGCTATTAAAGATGACATAGACTGCCTTCCTCATTCGTCTAAGG GTGGATCGACATGGTTGCATGAGGTACGTGCTGTAAAGAAGGATGCTGTCTCTGTTTCAAGACTGCGTAGCTGTGGTGTCATATTCCTAGGGAAGGCCAATATGCACGAGTTTGGCATGGGTACGACAGGAAATAATCCTAATTACGG AACCGCAAGAAATCCTCATGCACCGGATAGGTACACTGGTGGATCTTCTTCAGGTCCAGCTGCAATTGTTGCTTCTGGACTATGTTCTGCTGCACTTGGAACTGATGGTGGAG GTTCGGTCCGTATTCCTTCTTCCCTATGTGGCGTGGTAGGATTGAAGATAAATTATGGGAGATCAAGCATGGAAGG GTCCTTATGTGATTCTGGGACAGTGGAAGTTATTGGACCCATTGCTTCTTCCGTAGAGGATGCAATGCTAGT GTATGCAGCAATGTTGGGCACATCACCTGCAAATAGAATCAGTATGAATCCG TCAACACCTTGTTTGCCAACTCTGTCGTTTGATGATGATACAGATGCTTTGGGATCATTAAGAATAGGGAAGTACACCCCG TGGTTTAATAATGTCCAATCAACTGAAGTCTCTGATAAATGTGAGGATGCTCTTAATCTTCTGTCAAAGGCACATGGTTGTGAA GTGTTAGAAGTTGTTATACCAGAGATTTTGGAGATGAGAACTGCCCATGTTGTTTCCATTGGCTCTGAATGCTTATGTTCATTGAATCCTGATTGTGAAGACGG GAAAGACACAAAATTGACATATGATACTCGTACAAGTTTGGCACTTTTCCGGTCGTTTACAGCTGCAGATTATGTTGCAGCCCAATGTATTAG GTGA